The sequence CGCTTTACAAGTTGTTTATTATATTCTTTCCAGTCTCTTTTCATAAAAACCTCACCAATTTTTAAGTTTTTAGGTATAATTTTATATGATATTACAATTAAATTGTAAAAGTTTTTGGACAATATCTACATTTATTGTTATAATATAAACAACACTTCGGAAAGAGTGTTCTAAAATTCCCGTAAGTTTACCTTTCCGTGTCATCCTGAGGACGTAAGTCCGAAGGATCTCATCTTTTGATTTTTTAATTTAAAAAGAAAAAAGAGATTCTTCGCCGGCTGCAGAATGACCATTGGATCGTTTCTTCCATCCTAAAAACGAAAGTCCCAAGAATCTTCACCTCTTAAAAAAATTAAGAAAGTATGGCAATTCATGAATCGTCCCTAAAGCAGATAAGTAATGAATAAAATAAATTATGATTTTTGGACAGCTTTAGAATGACGATGTTGTTTTTTACTCATACGTTAATTGAATAAAAAAGCTTAGATTTTTAGCTGACCATTTAGAACTTATAAATTTATATGTGAAATCTCATACCCACCTAATCGCTTTTTTAATATATTCAATTTTCGTTAAATCTTAGAAATAACTTGATTTTTTTGGCTTTTAATGTTAAATTAGTATAACATTGTTTTAATAAATTTTAAATTTTTAGGAGGTCAATTCTTATGACAACCGCAATAGATAAGGCTTTAAAGGAAATTAGATGGCATGGAAGAGGTGGTCAAGGTACCGTTACCGCTGCAAAAATGTTAGCTTCAGCTGCTATCATAAGAGGTAAATATGGTCAAGCAATGCCAGAGTTTGGTCTTGAAAGGTCTGGAACGCCAGTTAAAGTCTCAACAAGAATATCAGATAATCCTATAAATACCAGAGCGCCTGTTGATCATCCAGAAATAGTAATTATAACGGACCCATCATTAATGTTTACTATAAGAAATGTCATAGTAAGTGGTACAGACGAGAATACAATTTTTATAATCAATACAAGCTTCCCATCAGAAAAGGTTAGACAAATACTTGGCATACCAAATAACGAGCTTTGGATTGTTGATGCTTCAAAAATTGCGATGGAAGAGTTTGGAAGAAACATTCCAAATACCGCAGTTTTAGGAGCTGTAGCAAAAGCTACAGGCTTGGTAGACTTAGAAGCTTTAGAGCAAGAGATTACTGAAGCATTTGGTGCAAGTTCTAAACTAAGAAACGTTCTTGAACAAAACCTTAAAGCACTAAGAAGAGGATATGAGGAAGTTTATAAAGCTTAATTAATTTTAGGAGGTTAATTGTTATGTATGAATTAAAAAAATGGTATGAAATACCTATAGGTTCAATAGTTCCAGAAGCCGGGTCAAGCATGATTAATAATACTGGTTCTTGGAGAATGCTTAGACCTGTATTAAATACAGAAAAATGCACAAACTGTTTAATCTGCTGGATTTTCTGTCCAGACGATAGTATTCCCGTAAATAGAGAACAAA is a genomic window of Sulfurihydrogenibium sp. containing:
- a CDS encoding 4Fe-4S binding protein, giving the protein MYELKKWYEIPIGSIVPEAGSSMINNTGSWRMLRPVLNTEKCTNCLICWIFCPDDSIPVNREQRFETDFTYCKGCGICAVECPYDALEMVPEMEIKLKELE
- a CDS encoding 2-oxoacid:acceptor oxidoreductase family protein, producing MTTAIDKALKEIRWHGRGGQGTVTAAKMLASAAIIRGKYGQAMPEFGLERSGTPVKVSTRISDNPINTRAPVDHPEIVIITDPSLMFTIRNVIVSGTDENTIFIINTSFPSEKVRQILGIPNNELWIVDASKIAMEEFGRNIPNTAVLGAVAKATGLVDLEALEQEITEAFGASSKLRNVLEQNLKALRRGYEEVYKA